The Neoarius graeffei isolate fNeoGra1 chromosome 23, fNeoGra1.pri, whole genome shotgun sequence genome segment AGAATTGAAGAAAAGAAGGGCTTCTTATCTCAGACTGACAAGATTACTGTATCAGTGCTGCAATTTTAATAAGACTTACCCAACACAGTTAATTGGTACTCGGCCACAATTCGTTCTTGTTCACCAGATGCCTTTGCTTCATAGAGTCCACTATCAGTCTTCTGTAAGTTCTTCACTGTCAGACTTTGGGTTCCCTCATTCACCTCCACTCTGTTTTTATAATCTTGGTATACGTTACTTGGATAACTTTTATAGTATTTCACAATGTTTTTACTTTTGTTAAATGACCACGTGAAGTCATCAAACTCATAATCTTTTGTCTGTGCATCCAGTTGAACAGAACTGTTAACCAGTTTAAAAATCCCATCAGACACTGTAGGgaaaaagcaaaaataaacaatttagTTATGTTTTAATTACTTGCATTATGTTGTGTATTTTATGTCACAATTTgtttataaacaaacaaaataaatacaGAATCCAAGGTAGAACAAACTGTGCATTGGCAACTCCATTTAGTTGTA includes the following:
- the LOC132871699 gene encoding uncharacterized protein LOC132871699 isoform X2, which encodes MMAVMMQLISFVSLFVSITVSDGIFKLVNSSVQLDAQTKDYEFDDFTWSFNKSKNIVKYYKSYPSNVYQDYKNRVEVNEGTQSLTVKNLQKTDSGLYEAKASGEQERIVAEYQLTVLEELHYLKYGGMLTLSIQLPDQVLQGLTVTQSKLTALGDHL